From the genome of Scyliorhinus canicula chromosome 20, sScyCan1.1, whole genome shotgun sequence:
ggaagtctcctcggttcgagacgacctctccgatatacccctcccaagtgcagattgttcctttttcaccgatggaagttcttccgtcgacgaaaggggggatagacaatctggctatgcaatcatcgatcaagacggtgacgtagtagaagcagcagcatttgaagttcccttttctgcccaacaggcagaattgtttgcgttaatacgagcatgcatattggcacagggaaggaaggttaatatttatacagattcccgatacgccttcggggtagtacatgattttgggcaattatggaaaaacagaggatttctaacctccgctggtacacccatctcacaccagcagttagtaacccagttattgcaggcccttatgctcccagacaagatagcggtgataaaatgcgcagcgcatacaaaaggcacgggactggtggaaacgggcaacaggagagcggacgagaaggcaaaagaaatttctaaatctggcaaactaatggtgcctagaatgatgaggcagactaaaaccccctcggaaaagtctccctctgaaaaaccaatgccaaccattgctgacataatccaaatgcaggaggacgctcctgcaactgctgtaaatatgtggaaaaacttaggatgtatatatgataatgaaaataagctgtgggtcaccccggtaggacaaacatgtatgcccgatgcattagcagcctgggtgaccgaatgtgtacactttgcaactcactgtggagctcgtgccacaggggacatattgttaaaaagctggtggcacccacgactgcaagaaatggcccaacaaattagcagtcggtgcctaatctgtcaacagcacaaccccggtaaggccgtcccctgtgatcttggcacaacccccttacctgagggtccatttgagaccctacaaatggattacattgagttggaaagatgtcaatgctataaatatgtgttagtcattgtggacacttttagcaaatggatcgaggcctacccgactacggataacaaggcctcgacagtagttaaggtgttaatgcgagaaattgttccgcgatttggaattccagcccggctgagctctgacaatggtccccacttcataggtcaaatcaataaggaattctgtgctctgctaggaataaagcaacagtttcattgtgcctacagaccacaagccgctggagtggtggaaagtgctaatcagactctaaagactaaactcgctaaactacaagcagacactggggccacttggctcaaactcctgcctttagcagggcagcagagcagagcttctgattggctgttccggggagatttgcatacgtgcagtgtggtcagcgtaagttgaaggtgtacctgcacaagtgacccgaggagtttgagtgaaggctagcatccagcagagggcagcagagcagagcttctgattggctgttccggggagatttgcatacgtgcagtgcggtcagcgtaagttgaaggtggtttgtgaaggggctgttctcgagtgacagctttacccaaaacactacttacgtagtgtcccccacccatcctcttttctaaccaaaaaaaagttctgtccgtcggattgctaaaataacaagtttaaaaaaaaatttcttttagttttcagtagttgggaagttagttcagtgggaatggaggttagggcagttgaatgttcctcctgcagaatgtgggaggaaagggtcacctcgagtgtccctgctgactacatctgcgggaagtgcacccaactccagctcctcgagaaccgcgttagggacctggagctggatgaacttcggatcattcgggaggcggatggggttattgagaggagttatagggaggtagtcacacctcaggtaaaagaagaaggtagatgggttacagtcaggggaacgagagggaaccggcaggcagtgcagggatcccctgtggtcgttcccatcaataacaagtataccattttggatactgtggggggggggggggggggggtgtggggggggggggagacttaccaggggtaaggaatggggcacaggtctctggcacagaatctgtccctgttgctcagaagggaagggagaagaggaacagagcacctgtcattggggactccatagttagaggaacagacaggaggttctgtgggaacgaaagagactcacgattggtgtgttgcctcccaggtgccaggggtcgtgatgtctctgatcgtgtttttgggatccttaagggggagggggagcagccccaagtcgtggtccacataggtacgaacgacataggtaggaagagagatggggatttgagacagaaattcagggagctagggtggaagctgagagctagaacaaacagagttgttatctctgggttgttacccgtgccacgtgctaacgaagtgagaaataaggagagagaggagttgaacacgtggctacagggatggtgcaggagggagggttttggtttcctggataattggggctcattctggggtaggtgggacctctacaaacaggatggtcttcacctgaaccagaggggtaccaatatcctgggggggagatttgctagtgctcttcggggggggggggggggggggtttaaactaattcagcagggggatgggaacctaaattgtagtcccagtgtacaggatgttgagatgaggtcagggatagggttaaaagtttgaaagagggcaccggcaagcaagatgctggtttgaagtgtctacttcaacgccaggagcatccggaataaggtgggtgagcttgcagcatgggttggtacctgggatctcgatgttgtggcgatttcggagacatgggtagagcagggacaggaatggctgttgcaggttccaggatttagatgtttctgtaagaacagagaaggtggtaaaagagggggggtgtggtgtggcattgttaatcaaggaaagtattacggcggcagaaaggacgtttgaggactcgtctactgaggtagtatgggccgaggttaggaacaggagaggagaggtcaccctgttgggagttgtctatagacctccgaatagttccagagatgtagaggaaaggattgcaaagatgattctcgacaggagcgagagtaacagggtagttgttatgggggactttaactttccaaatattgagtggaaatactatagttcaagtactatagatgggtcagtttttgtgcagtgtgtgcgggagggttttctgacacagtatgtagacaggccaacaaggggcattggatttggtactgggtaatgaacccggccaggtgttagatttagatgtaggtgagcactttggtgatagtgatcacaactcggttatgtttactttagcaatgggcagggataggtatataccgcaaggcaagaatgatagctgggggaaaggcaattatgatgctatcctaagatgtataggatggggaaggaaactgcaggggatgggtacaatcaaaatgtggagcttattcaaggaacagctactgcgtgtccttgataagtatgtacctgtcaggcagggaggaagttgtcgagcaaggtttactaaggaagttgaagcacttgtcaagaggaagaagaaggcttatgctaGGATGAGACAtggaggctcagttagggcacttgagagttacaagttagccaggaaggacctaaagggagagttaagaagagcgaggagaggacacgaaaagtcgttggcggataggatcaaggaaaaccctaaggctttctataggtatatcaggaacaaaagaatgactcgagtaagattagggccaatcaaggatagtagtggaaagttgtgtgtggaatcagaggagataggggaagcattaaatggatatttttcatcagtgtttacactggagaaagacaatgttgtcgaggagaatactcaggtacagtcgaccaggctagatgggattgaggttcacaaggaggaggtgttagcaattttggaaagtgtaaaagtagataagtcccctgggccagatgggatttatcctaggattctctgggaagccagggaggagattgcagagcctttgtccttgatctttatgtcatctttgtcgacaggaatagtgccggaagactggaggatagcaaatgttgtccctttgttcaagaaggggagtagagacaaccctggtaattatagacctgtgagccttacttcggttgtgggtaaaatgttggaaaaggttatacgagatagggtttataatcatcttgaaaagaacaagttgattagcgatagtcaacacggttttgtgaagggtaggtcatgcctcacaaaccttattgagttttttgagaaggtgaccaaacaggtggatgagggtaaagcggttgatgtggtgtatatggatttcagtaaggcatttgataaggttccccacagtaggctattggagaaaatacggaagtatgggattgaaggtgatttagcggtttggatcagtaattggctagctgaaagaagacagagggtggtggttgatggcaaatgttcatcctggagttcagttactagtggtgtaccgcaaggatctgttttggggccactactgtttgtcatttttataaatgacctggaagagggtgtagaaggatgggttagtaaatttgcagatgacacgaaggtcggtggagttgtggatagtgctgaaggatgttataggttacagagggacatagataagctgcagagctgggctgagaggtggcagatggagtttaatgtggaaaagtgtgaggtggttcaaaggagtaacaggaatgcagagtactgggctaatggcaagattcttggtagtgtagatgaacagagatatctcggcatccaggtacataaatgcctgaaagttgccacccaggttaatagggctgttaagaaggcatatggtgtgctagcctttataagcaggggattgagtttcggagccacgaggaaatgctgcagctgtacataactctggtgcggccgcacctggagtactgcgtgcagttctggtcaccacattataggaaggatgtggaagctttggaaagggttcagaggagatttactaggatgttgcctggtatggagggaaggtcttacgaggaaaggctcaggaacttgaggctgttttcgttagagaggagaaggctgagaggtgacttaatagagacatataagatagtcagagggttagatagggtggacagtgagagtctttttcctcggatggtgatgaccaacacgaggggacatagctttaaattgaggggtggtagatataggacagatgtcagaggcagtttctttactcagagagtagtaggggtgtggaacgccctgcctgcaacagtagtagactcaccaactttaagggcatttaagtggtcactggatagacatatggatgaaaatggaatagtgtaggtcagataggcttcagattgtttcgcgggtcggcgcaacattgagggccgaagggcccgtactgcgctgtaatgttttataGATTcttgttgagtacaattctgctgctgcactgCAGATGGACCCCAGGGCTTCAcgaatgcccagttttgagttgcgaaATCTGGTCTGAATCTGTGGGGAATGATTCTGGCCTGCATGATCTTTATCTCCGTGGCCAGTTTCTATCTGCAGATGTCACAATTTGTCATTGGAGAGGGTTATCATAGCAGACGAGATTCTGAATCATTGGGACTCCATGCGGTTGGTTCTGAGGTCATTGAACTCATTGTGCCTGTAGCTGGCTCTGTAAGAGCTGCCCAATTAACCCCATTCTCTTTCATAAGAGAAACAGGGAGAGGTAGAGAACCATGGTCAGGCAGACTGAGTGAGACTGCatgtctcactcactcattccTCAATCCTTCACTCACTGCTTCATCCCTCACTCACCCCTTCACTCAATCCCTCACTCACCTGttaaatccctccctcccaccctcggcAATCTCTCTGCTGCCGATTGGCTCACAGAGAACACGAGTTAGTCAAGATTAAAAATAAACACAGGCCAATGTAAAAGACCGAGGAAAAAATGTGATTTTCTTTAATGTATAAAGTATTCTCATAACAAGTGTTAATAAATAACTTTAATTCCACCATCACATACGGAGAAGAAATGAGTTATTACCCGAGTGAGTGCAAGTGATTGCACACGACATCACAACACACAGAATAGTCAGTGACATATTTACAGTCTGTGGATCATAAACACAATCCCTTAAACATTGCAAACTGGAGTCCTTCAGAACAAACCTACTCATGTACAGCACAGACGTGTACAGCACAAGCATGTACAGCACAGACGTGTACAGCACAGACGTGTACAGCACAGACATGTACTACAGATATATTCTGCACAGGCATGTACAGCACAGGCGTGTACAGCACAGATGTGTACAGCACAGGTATGTACGGCAGAGATATGTACAGCACAGGCGTGTACTGCACAGATGTGTACTGCACAGACGTGTACCGCACAGATGTGTACAGCACAGGTGTGTATAGCACTGGCGAGTACAGCTCAGGCGTGTACAGCACAGGTATGTACGGCAGAGATGTGTACAGCACAGATCCGTATTGCACAGGCATGTACAGCACAGGCGTGTACAGCACAGGCGTGTACAGCACAGGCGTGTACTGCACAGGCGTGTACTGCACAGGCGTGTACTGCACAGGCGTGTACTGCACAGGCGTGTACTGCACAGGCGTGTACTGCACAGGCGTGTACAACACAGGCATGTACAACACAGGCATGAACAACACAGGCATGAACAGCACAGGTGTGTACCGCACAGGCGTGTACCGCACAGGCGTGTACCGCACAGGCGTGTACCGCACAGGCGTGTACCGCACAGGCGTGTACCGCACAGGCGTGTACCGCACAGGCGTGTACCGCACAGGCGTGTAGTGCACAGGCGTGTAGTGCACAGGCATGTACAGCACAGGCATGTACAACACAGGCATGTACAACACAGGCATGAACAACACAGGCATGAACAACACAGGCATGAACAACACAGGCATGAACAACACAGGCATGTACAGCACAGGTGTGTACCGCACAGGCGTGTACCGCACAGGCGTGTACCGCACAGGCGTATACCGCACAGGCGTGTACCGCACAGGTGTGTACAGCACAGGCGTGTACCGCACAGGTGTGTACAGCACAGGCGTGTACCGCACAGGTGTGTACAGCACAGGCGTGTACCGCACAGAGCAGCTAGAGCTTCGTTCCCAGGTGTTACATTACATGATTGAGGAAAGGACATGTGGGAGAGATAAATGAAATCAATGAAagatgccatagtcccagatgccatagtcccagatgccatagtcccagatgccatagtcccagatgcccATTGGCTGCTTTTcctttgagggggaaagctgactggtggtgatttcacctgaggGTCACCCACACCTCAGGGGCAAGGTTGAGCGGTTGACCTCATGGTGACCTCGGCCGCAGCGCAGGTTAGATTCACGCTGCTGCCGTCGGTCCACATCAAACACCGGACAAAGAAcagtgtgggatagagagagtgtgggagggagagagagaacagtttgggagggagagagaacagtgtgggatagagagtgtgtgagagagagagagaacagtgtgtgagggagagagagagtgggtgagggagagagagaacagtgtgggatagagagtgtgtgagagagagagagaacagtgtgtgagggagagagagagtgggtgagggagagagagaacagtgtgggatagagagtgtgtgtgagagagagagaacagtgtgtgagggagagagagagtgggtgagggagagagagaacagtgtgggatagagagtgtgtgagagagagagagaacagtgtgtgagggagagagagagtgggtgagggagagagagaacagtgtgggatagagagtgtgtgagagagagagagaacagtgtgtgagggagagagagagtgggtgagggagagagagaacagtgtGGGATAGAAAGAgtgcttgagagagagagaacagtgtgggatagagagagtgtgtgagggagagagaacagtgtgggatagagagagtgtgtgagggagagagagaacagtgagggatagagagagtgtgtgagggagagagagaacagtgtgtgagggagagagagagtgggtgagggagagagagaacagtgtgggatagagagtgtgtgagagagagagagaacagtgtgtgagggagagagagagtgggtgagggagagagagaacagtgtgggatagagagtgtgtgtgagagagagagagaacagtgtgtgagggagagagagagtgggtgagggagagagagagtgggtgagggagagagagaacagtgtGGGATAGAAAGAgtgcttgagagagagagaacagtgtgggatagagagagtgtgtgtgagagagagagaacagtgtgtgagggagagagagagtgggtgagggagagcGAGAACAGTGAGGGATAGAgatagtgtgtgagggagagagagaacagtgtggaatagagagagtgtgtgagggatagagagagtgtgtgggggatagagagagtgtgtgagagagagagagcagtgtgggatagagagagtgtgtgagggagagaacagtgtgggatagagagagtgtgtgagggagagagaacagtgtgggatagagagtgtgtgagagagagagaacagtgtgggatagagagagtgtgtgagggagagagaacagtgtgggatagagagagtgtgtgagggagagagaacagtgtgggatagagagtgtgtgagagagagagaacagtgtgggatagagagagtgtgtgagagagagagaacagtgtgggatagagagggtgtgtgagggagagagagaacagtgtgggatagagagagtgtgtgagggagagagaacagtgagggatagagagagtgtgtgagacagagagagcagtgtgggatagagagagtgtgtgagacagagagaacagtgtgggatagagagagtgtgtgagggagagagaacagtgtgggatagagagagtgtgtgagacagagagaacagtgtgggatagagagagtgtgtgggggatagagagagtgtgtgagacagagagagtgtgtgagggagagagcagtgtgggatagagagagtgtgtgagggagagagcagtgtgggatagagagagtgtgtgagggagagagcagtgtgggatagagagagtgtgtgagacagagagaaggaTGAAGTGTTTGGTTGTGTGAATGAGTGTCAGTGTGTTGAGATGCTTTCTCCTTTCCCAGTCTGTTCTGGGCTGGGATTAGCTGCGAATGGTTGATTTTTGTTTGAGTTGGGGATGTGCGTTGGCCTCTGGGAGAAGCCAGTGTGAGGCTCCCGGTCAAATCTCGGTTTGTGCCAAGGTGATGGCAGTGGCTCTCTGCACCAGTCCATGTACCTGGCCAGGCCTGGCCCAGGGTCCCCCTCAGCACTGGTTCTGGCTCTGATTGGGGAGCAGTGAAAATAGCATTGATTCAATCTAAAGCACCTCATATGATCACATTGAAATAATGTTCCCACTGGGAACAAATGTGGTTCACAGACCAAGTCTGCAAACTGTCTCCCTAGTGAGGTGTTTAGTGGGGGGCTCTATACCCCAGTCTATAGACATTATCTAATTTCCCATCAAACTTCGGCTCCAGTTTTTGATCCACACAGACAGACTTTCATCGCAAATCCCCAGCCTGCTCACAATATTTCTCAGCAATCCACAGAATATCATTCTTAAATACATCTGCACTCCACAGTGTGGTCTCCAACGCCCACTCTGCCCCCacgtacgtacacacacacacgcacacacactcacacgcatgtAAATAACACTGTGTCGAACCATCAGTAATCCATTATTACTGCTTCCATGCTGCATACACGAAGATGGAGCTGAAGACACTGCCCTGCGGCGCACAAGCAGGTCTACTATGTAAATAGGCAGCAGGTTGGGCTCCGAATACTGAACGTGCCTGCAGTGGACAAGCAGGATCTGTGTGGTAAATATTAGTATTCCGACCCTGATAGGAGGGAGTAGTCAGGATGGATGGAAAGCCAGGAAATcaatttggggagggggtggtcaaaATGGATGGAAGTGAAGATTGTGAATGTTGGAAATGCAGGAAGATAGTTGGCGGGGAAAATTAATAGAGAGGGTTGGagcagacagcgagagagagtgagagagagagagagagagagagtgagagagagagagagagagagagagagagtgagtgtgagagagtgtgagagagagtgagtgtgagagagagagagtgagagagtgaaagagagagagagagagagagagagtgagagagagagtgagagagggtgtgagagagagagtgagagagagcgagtgtgagagagagagagtgagagtgagagagtgaaagagagagagagagagagagcgagagagggtgtgggtggggtacagggtgagggtggggtgtgggtggggtacaGGGCaaggttggggtgtgggtggagtacaaggtgagggtggggtgtggatggggtacagggtgagggtcagagtgagggtggggtgtgggtggggtacagggtgtgtgtgagggtcagggtgagggtggggtgtgggcgggGTACAGGGTGAGGGTGGATTGGGaaacagggtgagggtggggtatgaggtgagggtggggtacagggtgagggtggtgtgtgggcggggtacagggtgagggtggggtacagggtgagggtggggtacagggtgagggaggggtgtgggcgggttacagggtgagggtggggtacagggtgagggtggtgtgtgggcagggtacagggtgagggtgggatacagggtgagggaggggtgtgggcggggtacagggtgagggtggggtacagggtgagggtggggtacagggtgagggtggtgtgtgggcggggtacagggtgagggtggggtacagggtgagggtggggtacagggtgagggaggggtgtgggcagggtacagggtgagggtggggtacagggtgagggtggggtacaaggtgagggagggatgtgggcagggtacagggtgagggtggggtacagggtgagggtggggtacaaggtgagggaggggtgtgggcggggtacagggtgagggtggggtacagggtgagggaggggtgtggatgGGATACAGGGTGAGGGTGGATTGGGAAACAGGGTGTGGGCGGGgtacagggtgagggtggtgtgtgggcggggtacagggtgagggtgtggtgtggggtacagagtgagggtggggtgtgggtggggtacagggtgagggtcagagtgagggtgaggtgtgtgtggggtaCGGGGTGTGgtacagggtgtgtgtgagggtcagagtgagggaggggtgtgggtggggtatggggtgaggtgtgggtggggtacagggtgtgtgtgagggaggggtgtgggttggggtacagagtgagggtggggtgtgggtggggtatgtggtgtgggtggggtacagggtgtgtgtgagggtcagagtgagggtggggtgtgggtggtgtgtgggtggggtatgggttggggtacagggtgtgggtggggtacggggtgtgggtggggtacagggtgtgtgagggtgaggggtttATATGGAAGTTTACAGTATGGagataggcccttcggcccagcttgtccatgtcgCCCAAGTTTCTATCACGAAGCttgtctgcatttggcccattgcccTCCATACCCACTCTGCCCGTGTAACTTtcaaactgctttttaaaggcaatatcgtacccgcctctaccatttcct
Proteins encoded in this window:
- the LOC119955227 gene encoding repetitive proline-rich cell wall protein 1; protein product: MPVLFMPVLFMPVLYMPVLYMPVLYMPVHYTPVHYTPVRYTPVRYTPVRYTPVRYTPVRYTPVRYTPVRYTPVRYTPVLFMPVLFMPVLYMPVLYTPVQYTPVQYTPVQYTPVQYTPVQYTPVQYTPVLYTPVLYTPVLYMPVQYGSVLYTSLPYIPVLYTPELYSPVLYTPVLYTSVRYTSVQYTSVQYTPVLYISLPYIPVLYTSVLYTPVLYMPVQNISVVHVCAVHVCAVHVCAVHACAVHVCAVHE